A window from Drosophila yakuba strain Tai18E2 chromosome 3L, Prin_Dyak_Tai18E2_2.1, whole genome shotgun sequence encodes these proteins:
- the LOC6539613 gene encoding uncharacterized protein LOC6539613 isoform X1, which yields MEIAPLINNAVAVVTASASAAVSASASVSSSSQDDNVNNLALLASLTLQKVLNINNNNNQHIKNHNHNHSHISDSKQHEQQKQQQQPQPRRNLDIKSENDVLNQLLKTGAVFTATPTAPIAIERKKQTQQQQHQYAQQPHQQQQQYSAQKQRLNSSISSTHSSTSTNSSYGSSSSEEAAGTSAPSATGAGASVTSGASTARASTTKASSNKLPEKSKIPSDILDDLASRFIINVPDMELNNLIRMCFQIELAHWFYLDFFCAPETGEDGETPKCVQRKLPSVGIKQFAMQLFQHIPFLNKHFGTVDQILDEWKNYKLSVPTYGAILVSEDHNHCLLVQSYFARNSWGFPKGKINENEDPAHCATREVYEETGFDITDLIDANDYIEAFINYQYTRLYVVRNIPMDTQFAPRTRNEIKCCDWFRIDALPVNKNDAISKAKLGKTSNSFFMIMPFVKRLKKWVNDRKAGIEPRRRKCSGQQSPKAASPTNMNGSCKKDVAGVRNESRRQRHKSMGDLDGVKLNNLNGKGTAGAGAGAGLTAPASATAAINSMNICNSNGKRNKQNAAAGSNQATPTTIATPVTSNGAVGGGTVSSKRQLFHSQSQNDAQQSASNEKQIVSSFDLIRKEKQQQLKAAKAQKQQQQQQRLRTKSQSDKQYNPQQPVKILGQHQPTTGMDLIAMLSAAAAAQKTSNKEQQTQQQQHQQQRPRPASVSLNLGAGSATTNHATPSAPDAQDMHKLQRMASGTNLRILKRAQSQQPQQHHQQQLQLEQQQQQLGTDFTPNFNSWTNFSFTKNFIANVFC from the exons TCAACAATCTGGCTCTGCTCGCGTCGCTGACTTTACAAAAAGTGCTAAAtatcaacaataacaataaccaGCACATCAAAAACCATAACCACAACCACAGCCACATTAGCGATAGCAAACAACacgagcaacaaaaacagcagcagcaaccacaaccacGACGAAACCTCGACATTAAGAGCGAGAATGATGTACTAAACCAATTGCTAAAAACTGGAGCAGTTTTcaccgccacgcccacagcgcCCATTGCCATCGAAAGGAAGAagcagacgcagcagcagcaacatcaataTGCACAACAGccacatcaacagcagcagcaatacaGCGCACAGAAGCAACGCCTCAACTCATCCATATCATCGACCCACTCATCGACATCTACGAACTCCTCCTACGGCAGCTCATCCTCGGAGGAAGCCGCGGGCACATCAGCTCCATCGGCAACGGGTGCGGGTGCATCTGTCACATCGGGAGCATCAACAGCCAGAGCAAGTACCACGAAGGCGTCCAGCAATAAATTGCCAgagaaatcaaaaattccgTCCGATATACTTGATGATCTGGCCAGTCGATTTATAATCAATGTTCCGGACATGGAGCTCAATAATCTAATACGAATGTGTTTCCAAATCGAACTGGCCCATTGGTTCTATTTGGATTTCTTTTGTGCCCCCGAAACTGGAGAGGATGGCGAGACCCCTAAGTGCGTGCAGCGAAAGCTGCCATCGGTGGGCATCAAGCAGTTTGCAATGCAGTTGTTCCAA CACATTCCCTTCCTGAACAAACATTTTGGCACCGTGGATCAAATCCTGGACGAGTGGAAGAACTACAAGCTGTCGGTGCCCACTTATGGAGCTATTCTGGTGTCCGAGGATCACAATCACTGCTTGCTAGTGCAGTCCTACTTTGCCCGCAACTCCTGGGGATTCCCCAAGGGCAAGATCAACGAGAACGAGGACCCAGCCCATTGTGCAACAAGAGAG GTTTATGAGGAGACCGGGTTCGATATCACGGACCTCATCGATGCCAACGACTACATCGAGGCTTTCATCAATTACCAGTACACGCGGCTGTACGTGGTGCGCAACATACCGATGGACACGCAGTTCGCGCCCCGCACCCGCAACGAGATCAAGTGCTGCGACTGGTTCCGCATCGATGCGCTGCCGGTGAACAAGAACGATGCCATATCAAAGGCCAAGTTGGGCAAGACCTCAAACTCCTTCTTCATGATTATGCCGTTTGTAAAGCGCCTGAAGAAGTGGGTGAACGATCGGAAGGCCGGAATCGAGCCGCGTCGCCGCAAATGCTCTGGCCAGCAATCGCCAAAAGCGGCCTCGCCTACGAATATGAACGGGAGCTGCAAGAAGGACGTCGCAGGAGTGCGCAATGAATCACGACGCCAGAGACACAAGTCCATGGGCGACTTGGATGGCGTCAAGTTAAATAATCTCAATGGCAAGGGAACCgctggagcgggagcgggagcgggatTGACAGCTCCCGCCTCCGCCACCGCTGCCATCAACTCGATGAACATATGCAATAGCAATGGGAAAcgcaataaacaaaatgcggCTGCGGGCAGCAATCAGGCAACGCCAACTACAATAGCAACGCCAGTGACGTCAAATGGAGCCGTCGGAGGCGGTACTGTATCCTCGAAGCGTCAACTGTTTCATAGCCAAAGTCAAAACGATGCGCAGCAATCGGCAAGCAATGAGAAG CAGATTGTCAGCTCCTTCGATTTAATACGCAAGgagaagcagcaacaacttaAGGCAGCTAAGgcgcaaaagcaacagcagcagcaacagcgatTGCGCACCAAGTCGCAGAGTGATAAGCAGTACAATCCACAGCAGCCAGTCAAAATCCTGGGACAGCACCAGCCCACCACGGGCATGGACTTGATAGCCATGCTATCGGCAGCTGCGGCAGCTCAAAAGACATCAAATAAGGAGCAGcaaacacaacaacagcagcatcagcaacaacgACCACGACCAGCTTCTGTGTCGCTTAACCTTGGAGCAGGTAGTGCTACCACCAACCATGCGACACCATCAGCTCCGGATGCCCAGGACATGCATAAGCTGCAGCGCATGGCCTCAGGCACAAATTTGAGGATTCTGAAGCGGGCACAATCgcagcaaccgcagcagcatcatcagcaacagttgcaactagaacagcaacagcagcagttagGAACTGACTTTACGCCAAATTTTAATTCGTGGACGAATTTCTCCTTTACCAAGAACTTCATAGCAAATGTGTTTTGCTAA
- the LOC6539613 gene encoding uncharacterized protein LOC6539613 isoform X2, which translates to MEIAPLINNAVAVVTASASAAVSASASVSSSSQDDNVNNLALLASLTLQKVLNINNNNNQHIKNHNHNHSHISDSKQHEQQKQQQQPQPRRNLDIKSENDVLNQLLKTGAVFTATPTAPIAIERKKQTQQQQHQYAQQPHQQQQQYSAQKQRLNSSISSTHSSTSTNSSYGSSSSEEAAGTSAPSATGAGASVTSGASTARASTTKASSNKLPEKSKIPSDILDDLASRFIINVPDMELNNLIRMCFQIELAHWFYLDFFCAPETGEDGETPKCVQRKLPSVGIKQFAMQLFQHIPFLNKHFGTVDQILDEWKNYKLSVPTYGAILVSEDHNHCLLVQSYFARNSWGFPKGKINENEDPAHCATREVYEETGFDITDLIDANDYIEAFINYQYTRLYVVRNIPMDTQFAPRTRNEIKCCDWFRIDALPVNKNDAISKAKLGKTSNSFFMIMPFVKRLKKWVNDRKAGIEPRRRKCSGQQSPKAASPTNMNGSCKKDVAGVRNESRRQRHKSMGDLDGVKLNNLNGKGTAGAGAGAGLTAPASATAAINSMNICNSNGKRNKQNAAAGSNQATPTTIATPVTSNGAVGGGTVSSKRQLFHSQSQNDAQQSASNEKIVSSFDLIRKEKQQQLKAAKAQKQQQQQQRLRTKSQSDKQYNPQQPVKILGQHQPTTGMDLIAMLSAAAAAQKTSNKEQQTQQQQHQQQRPRPASVSLNLGAGSATTNHATPSAPDAQDMHKLQRMASGTNLRILKRAQSQQPQQHHQQQLQLEQQQQQLGTDFTPNFNSWTNFSFTKNFIANVFC; encoded by the exons TCAACAATCTGGCTCTGCTCGCGTCGCTGACTTTACAAAAAGTGCTAAAtatcaacaataacaataaccaGCACATCAAAAACCATAACCACAACCACAGCCACATTAGCGATAGCAAACAACacgagcaacaaaaacagcagcagcaaccacaaccacGACGAAACCTCGACATTAAGAGCGAGAATGATGTACTAAACCAATTGCTAAAAACTGGAGCAGTTTTcaccgccacgcccacagcgcCCATTGCCATCGAAAGGAAGAagcagacgcagcagcagcaacatcaataTGCACAACAGccacatcaacagcagcagcaatacaGCGCACAGAAGCAACGCCTCAACTCATCCATATCATCGACCCACTCATCGACATCTACGAACTCCTCCTACGGCAGCTCATCCTCGGAGGAAGCCGCGGGCACATCAGCTCCATCGGCAACGGGTGCGGGTGCATCTGTCACATCGGGAGCATCAACAGCCAGAGCAAGTACCACGAAGGCGTCCAGCAATAAATTGCCAgagaaatcaaaaattccgTCCGATATACTTGATGATCTGGCCAGTCGATTTATAATCAATGTTCCGGACATGGAGCTCAATAATCTAATACGAATGTGTTTCCAAATCGAACTGGCCCATTGGTTCTATTTGGATTTCTTTTGTGCCCCCGAAACTGGAGAGGATGGCGAGACCCCTAAGTGCGTGCAGCGAAAGCTGCCATCGGTGGGCATCAAGCAGTTTGCAATGCAGTTGTTCCAA CACATTCCCTTCCTGAACAAACATTTTGGCACCGTGGATCAAATCCTGGACGAGTGGAAGAACTACAAGCTGTCGGTGCCCACTTATGGAGCTATTCTGGTGTCCGAGGATCACAATCACTGCTTGCTAGTGCAGTCCTACTTTGCCCGCAACTCCTGGGGATTCCCCAAGGGCAAGATCAACGAGAACGAGGACCCAGCCCATTGTGCAACAAGAGAG GTTTATGAGGAGACCGGGTTCGATATCACGGACCTCATCGATGCCAACGACTACATCGAGGCTTTCATCAATTACCAGTACACGCGGCTGTACGTGGTGCGCAACATACCGATGGACACGCAGTTCGCGCCCCGCACCCGCAACGAGATCAAGTGCTGCGACTGGTTCCGCATCGATGCGCTGCCGGTGAACAAGAACGATGCCATATCAAAGGCCAAGTTGGGCAAGACCTCAAACTCCTTCTTCATGATTATGCCGTTTGTAAAGCGCCTGAAGAAGTGGGTGAACGATCGGAAGGCCGGAATCGAGCCGCGTCGCCGCAAATGCTCTGGCCAGCAATCGCCAAAAGCGGCCTCGCCTACGAATATGAACGGGAGCTGCAAGAAGGACGTCGCAGGAGTGCGCAATGAATCACGACGCCAGAGACACAAGTCCATGGGCGACTTGGATGGCGTCAAGTTAAATAATCTCAATGGCAAGGGAACCgctggagcgggagcgggagcgggatTGACAGCTCCCGCCTCCGCCACCGCTGCCATCAACTCGATGAACATATGCAATAGCAATGGGAAAcgcaataaacaaaatgcggCTGCGGGCAGCAATCAGGCAACGCCAACTACAATAGCAACGCCAGTGACGTCAAATGGAGCCGTCGGAGGCGGTACTGTATCCTCGAAGCGTCAACTGTTTCATAGCCAAAGTCAAAACGATGCGCAGCAATCGGCAAGCAATGAGAAG ATTGTCAGCTCCTTCGATTTAATACGCAAGgagaagcagcaacaacttaAGGCAGCTAAGgcgcaaaagcaacagcagcagcaacagcgatTGCGCACCAAGTCGCAGAGTGATAAGCAGTACAATCCACAGCAGCCAGTCAAAATCCTGGGACAGCACCAGCCCACCACGGGCATGGACTTGATAGCCATGCTATCGGCAGCTGCGGCAGCTCAAAAGACATCAAATAAGGAGCAGcaaacacaacaacagcagcatcagcaacaacgACCACGACCAGCTTCTGTGTCGCTTAACCTTGGAGCAGGTAGTGCTACCACCAACCATGCGACACCATCAGCTCCGGATGCCCAGGACATGCATAAGCTGCAGCGCATGGCCTCAGGCACAAATTTGAGGATTCTGAAGCGGGCACAATCgcagcaaccgcagcagcatcatcagcaacagttgcaactagaacagcaacagcagcagttagGAACTGACTTTACGCCAAATTTTAATTCGTGGACGAATTTCTCCTTTACCAAGAACTTCATAGCAAATGTGTTTTGCTAA